Genomic segment of Alphaproteobacteria bacterium:
ATACGATTGAGATATTCGTTATTGCCGGAGATACATTGCGCCATACCGGTACGGTCAGGGGTGATTTGCTTGAATCCGTCAACGACGTTGTGCCTGTGGCGTCCGACCGCTTTTACGCCAGTCTCGACCATGGCTCGCAGCGGGGCTTCCACCGCACCCTGGAGGACTATCTCAGGCTGCCGCTCTCCGGCGTCGTCCATTACGACGGCAACCAGCTCAGACGTGTGGCCGGTGGCATCGCCTACGCCAACGGCATCAACGTCAGCCCCGACGGCAAGAAGGTCTATGTCGCCGCCACCACCGGACGGCGGCTGCACGTCTTTGATCGCGAGCCCCGCGAGGGCGGTCTGACGCCCGGCCGCGAAAAATTCCTCGACACCGGTGTCGACAACATAGACGTCGATGGCGCCGGCAATCTGTGGATCGCGGCCCATCCCAAATTGCTCTCCTTCGTGGCCCACGCCAAGGACCCGGCCGAGCTGGCGCCCTCGCAGGTGCTGAAACTGGTGCCGCGTGGCGACGACTTCGAAGTCAGCGAGGTATTCCTTGATGATGGCCGCCTGTTGCCGGCCTCCAGTGTCGCCGCCCGGCTGGGTCGGCGGCTCCTGATCGGCTCCGTATTCGCCCCCCGTATCCTTGATTGCACCATGGCCCAGACGTGACCGATAGCCCCGAGCAGAACGAATCCCGAGATTTCATCCGCGAGCGCATCCGCGCCGACCTGGCCGATGGCACCACCGGGGCCCTGGTGACGCGTTTTCCGCCCGAGCCCAACGGCTATTTGCACATCGGCCACGCCAAGTCGATCTGCCTCAACTTCGGTGTCGCCGAGGAATTCGGCGGACGCTGCAACCTGCGCTTCGACGACACCAATCCGGTCAAGGAGGAGCAGGAGTTCATCACGGCCATCGAAGCCGACGTGCGTTGGCTGGGCTTCGACTGGGGCGAAGGTGCCCATTTCGCATCGGATTATTTCGAGCAGCTTTACG
This window contains:
- a CDS encoding SMP-30/gluconolactonase/LRE family protein, which encodes MGKALLIVVVVMVLAVAGFGLHTVWVAGQFKSLEPHFAGQCRPLDGIVGGEDIVIHAALGRAFIAAWDRRAGAAGRLEAGAIWGYDFKAGAAARNLTAKLPFPFHPHGLGLLADGAGGTLMVVNHRPKGDTIEIFVIAGDTLRHTGTVRGDLLESVNDVVPVASDRFYASLDHGSQRGFHRTLEDYLRLPLSGVVHYDGNQLRRVAGGIAYANGINVSPDGKKVYVAATTGRRLHVFDREPREGGLTPGREKFLDTGVDNIDVDGAGNLWIAAHPKLLSFVAHAKDPAELAPSQVLKLVPRGDDFEVSEVFLDDGRLLPASSVAARLGRRLLIGSVFAPRILDCTMAQT
- a CDS encoding glutamate--tRNA ligase family protein; this translates as MTDSPEQNESRDFIRERIRADLADGTTGALVTRFPPEPNGYLHIGHAKSICLNFGVAEEFGGRCNLRFDDTNPVKEEQEFITAIEADVRWLGFDWGEGAHFASDYFEQLYAWAEHLIEAGLAYVDDLSAEEMREYRGTLTEAGRESPHRQRSPAESLELFRRMRAGEFADGA